One Microbacterium sp. W4I20 DNA window includes the following coding sequences:
- the xerD gene encoding site-specific tyrosine recombinase XerD: MLLQRALDAYLRHVTVERGLSEHTIGAYRRDLGGYLDWLTAEGIVESGEVTPAVIGRFFAERATADPPPASSSLARLQSSVRGWHRFLAREGIEVDDPSGRLRPPKAARRLPKALTIDQVERLLSAPSAEEPIGIRDRALLELLYATGARVSEAIGLDVDDLAHGDVLRLIGKGSKERIVPIGSYARDAVDAYLTRVRPGLAAKGRASARLFLGARGAPLSRQSAWLVIRAAAEGAQITSEVSPHTLRHSFATHLLQGGADVRVVQELLGHASVATTQIYTHVSVDALRDIYATSHPRAR; this comes from the coding sequence ATGCTGCTGCAGCGCGCGCTCGACGCCTACCTGCGTCACGTCACGGTCGAGCGCGGCCTCAGCGAGCACACGATCGGCGCGTACCGGCGAGATCTGGGCGGCTACCTGGATTGGTTGACCGCCGAGGGGATCGTGGAGTCCGGGGAGGTGACCCCGGCCGTGATCGGACGGTTCTTCGCGGAGCGGGCCACGGCCGATCCGCCGCCCGCGTCGTCGAGTCTCGCCCGCCTGCAGTCCTCGGTGCGGGGCTGGCACCGGTTCCTCGCCCGCGAGGGCATCGAGGTCGACGACCCGAGCGGTCGGCTGCGTCCGCCCAAGGCGGCGCGCCGGCTTCCGAAGGCCCTGACGATCGACCAGGTGGAGCGGCTGCTCTCCGCGCCGTCGGCAGAAGAGCCCATCGGCATCCGCGACCGCGCACTGCTGGAGCTGCTCTACGCCACCGGCGCCCGCGTCTCCGAGGCGATCGGGCTCGACGTCGACGACCTCGCTCACGGCGACGTGCTGCGGCTGATCGGCAAGGGGTCCAAGGAGCGGATCGTGCCGATCGGCTCGTACGCCCGGGACGCGGTGGACGCGTACCTGACGAGGGTGCGTCCGGGGCTCGCGGCCAAGGGTCGAGCATCCGCGCGTCTGTTCCTCGGAGCCAGGGGAGCACCGCTCTCGCGGCAGAGCGCCTGGCTCGTCATCCGCGCCGCCGCCGAGGGCGCCCAGATCACCTCCGAGGTGTCTCCGCACACCCTGCGGCACTCATTCGCCACGCATCTGCTCCAGGGCGGGGCCGATGTGCGCGTCGTGCAGGAGCTGCTCGGGCATGCATCCGTCGCGACGACCCAGATCTACACGCATGTCTCCGTCGACGCGCTGCGCGACATCTACGCGACCTCGCATCCGCGCGCCCGCTGA
- a CDS encoding NUDIX hydrolase, whose product MTDGPSTDAFAELRDESFEPEILRSDLAYEGAVWNVRDDRVRYGDGEIRRQYVAHTGAVAILALDDQERVLLIQQYRHPIRHRDWELPAGLLDVEGEEPLEAARRELAEEADLVAAHWEPLVSSWTTPGGNDELIHVFLATGISTTDTAHDREDEEADIRVEWVPLTAAVDAVLAGRMRNGILSIGVLAASQRLRDRS is encoded by the coding sequence ATGACTGACGGGCCGTCGACTGACGCGTTCGCAGAACTCCGCGACGAGTCGTTCGAGCCGGAGATCCTCCGGAGCGACCTGGCGTACGAGGGCGCGGTCTGGAACGTCCGCGACGACCGCGTGCGGTACGGCGACGGCGAGATCCGGCGGCAGTACGTCGCGCACACCGGCGCGGTCGCGATCCTCGCCCTCGACGACCAGGAGCGCGTGCTGCTGATCCAGCAATACCGGCATCCGATCCGTCACCGCGACTGGGAGCTGCCGGCGGGCCTTCTCGACGTCGAAGGCGAGGAGCCGCTCGAGGCGGCCCGACGCGAGCTCGCCGAGGAAGCGGACCTGGTCGCCGCGCACTGGGAGCCCCTGGTGTCGTCGTGGACCACGCCCGGCGGCAACGACGAGCTCATCCACGTCTTCCTGGCCACCGGCATCTCGACGACCGATACCGCCCACGACCGCGAGGACGAGGAGGCCGACATCCGCGTCGAGTGGGTCCCGCTCACCGCCGCCGTCGACGCGGTGCTCGCCGGACGGATGCGCAACGGCATCCTCTCGATCGGGGTGCTGGCGGCGTCGCAGAGGCTGCGCGACCGGAGCTGA